A genomic window from Candidatus Pelagisphaera phototrophica includes:
- the rplO gene encoding 50S ribosomal protein L15: MRLHNLSNVKGAVHRRRRVGCGEGGGHGKTSGRGGKGQTARSGGGIRIGFEGGQMPLFRKLPRRGFNNKNFKTYYETVNIGELARLDESIKEVNRELLATAGLVRMNSNPLKILGEGEVSRALKITADKFSSSAKAKIEKAGGEAVVLEDPAEIAAEASE; this comes from the coding sequence ATGAGACTACACAATCTTTCAAATGTTAAAGGAGCCGTCCACCGTCGCAGGCGGGTGGGCTGTGGTGAAGGTGGCGGACACGGTAAAACGTCTGGACGAGGTGGCAAAGGCCAGACGGCTCGTTCGGGTGGCGGTATCCGCATTGGATTCGAAGGCGGTCAAATGCCTTTATTCCGGAAACTTCCTCGTCGTGGGTTCAACAATAAGAATTTCAAGACTTACTACGAAACGGTTAACATTGGTGAACTTGCTCGTTTAGACGAGTCTATTAAGGAAGTGAATAGGGAATTGCTCGCTACAGCGGGACTCGTCCGCATGAACTCCAATCCATTGAAGATTCTGGGTGAAGGCGAAGTGAGCAGAGCCTTAAAAATTACGGCCGATAAATTTAGTTCTTCGGCTAAAGCGAAGATAGAAAAGGCGGGAGGCGAAGCAGTCGTTCTCGAAGATCCTGCTGAAATAGCCGCTGAAGCCAGCGAGTAA